The following coding sequences are from one Melanotaenia boesemani isolate fMelBoe1 chromosome 19, fMelBoe1.pri, whole genome shotgun sequence window:
- the kcnt1a gene encoding potassium channel subfamily T member 1 isoform X5 → MDPEIIIHTWISPSVGTGRSETFGSDAGQRVQVEFYVNENTFKERLKLFFIKNQRSSLRIRVFNFCLKLLTCLLYIIRVMTDNPGQGTGNSHSAAQQNTQNNKCVDCQWNGSVQDREINWELIFWVDRKVPVWAIQVIVAIISFLETMLLMYLSYKGNIWEQIFQVSFLLEMINTVPFIITIFWPSIRNIFIPVFLNCWLAKCALENMINDVHRAIQRTNSAMFNQVLVLICTLLCLVFTGTCGIQHLERAGKNLSLFKSFYFCIVTFSTVGFGDVTPRIWPSQLLVVIMICVALVVLPLQFEELIYLWMERQKSGGNYSRHRAQTEKHVVLCVSSLKIDLLMDFLNEFYAHPRLQDYYVVILCPSEMDLQVRRVLQIPLWSQRVIYLQGSVLKDQDLLRAKMDDAEACFILSSRNEVDRMAADHQTILRAWAVKDFAPNCPLYVQILKPENKFHVKFADHVVCEEEFKYAMLALNCVCPATSTLVTLLVHTSRGREGQQSPEQWQRMYGCCSGNEVYHIRLCDSKFFGEYNGKSFTYASFHAHKKYGVCLIGIKREDNKSILLNPGPHHIMAATDTCYYINITKEENSAFIFGQEERKGRPVGGIYDGPSQLPVHSIIASMGTVAMDLQNTSPPDIPGGKLLPPTVNGTGGRRPSIAPVQEIADSTSILPCDLLSDQSEDDSVFTDEKGHSSTEYVKGYPPNSPYIGSSPTLCHLLAEKAPFCCLRLDQGCKHNSFEDAKAYGFKNKLIIVSAETAGNGLYNFIVPLRAYYRPRKELNPIVLLLDNPPDNHFLEAICCFPMVYYMAGTIDNLDNLLQCGIIYADNLVVVDKESTMSAEEDYMADAKTIVNVQTMFRLFPSLSIITELTHPSNMRFMQFRAKDCYSLALSKLEKKERDKGSNLAFMFRLPFAAGRVFSISMLDTLLYQSFVKDYMILIARLLLGLDTTPGSGYLCAMKVTEEDLWIGTYGRLFQKLCSSSAEIPIGIYRTESHIFSTSESQVSVSVDECEDTKERGDESRSDQSDYPLRRKKSMQWARRLSRKSVRWQGVTRDSSKDHAQRIAQQRLNLYRRSEREELSELVRNRMRHLGLPTSGYEDLTNLTASDVMNRVNLGYLQDEQNDHQNTLSYVLINPSPDTRLELNDIVYLIRSDPLAHVPEEPPVHSSSLKKKRDFSIDTKEDTQL, encoded by the exons GGTGCAGGTAGAGTTTTATGTGAATGAGAACACCTTCAAGGAGCGTCTAAAGCTTTTCTTCATCAAAAACCAAAGATCAA GCCTCAGGATTCGTGTGTTCAACTTCTGCCTGAAGTTGCTCACGTGTCTGCTGTACATCATCAGAGTAATGACAGATAATCCCGGTCAGGGCACCGGCAACAGCCACAGCGCTGCACAACAAAACACTCAAAACAACAAATG TGTCGACTGCCAGTGGAACGGATCAGTGCAGGACAGAGAAATTAACTG GGAGTTGATCTTCTGGGTGGATAGGAAGGTTCCAGTCTGGGCCATTCAA GTGATTGTGGCCATCATCAGCTTCTTGGAGACTATGCTACTAATGTATCTGAGTTATAAG ggGAACATTTGGGAGCAGATATTTCAGGTGTCTTTTCTTCTAGAAATGATCAACACAGTTCCCTTCATTATTACG ATCTTCTGGCCTTCAATAAGAAACATCTTCATCCCTGTGTTTCTCAACTGCTGGCTGGCTAAATGTGCTTTGGAGAACATGATT AATGATGTCCACAGAGCAATCCAGAGGACCAACTCAGCCATGTTCAACCAGGTCCTCGTTCTCATCTGCACTCTGCTCTGCCTCGTTTTCACCGG AACATGTGGGATTCAGCACTTAGAGCGAGCAGGCAAAAACCTCTCCCTCTTCAAGTCCTTCTACTTCTGCATTGTCACCTTCTCCACTGTGGGCTTTGGAGATGTGACTCCTCGCATATGGCCCTCTCAGCTGCTAGTTGTCATCATGATCTGTGTGGCTCTGGTGGTGCTGCCTTTGCAG TTTGAGGAGCTGATCTACTTGTGGATGGAAAGACAGAAGTCTGGAGGGAACTACAGCCGCCACAGAGCTCAGACAGAGAAACATGTGGTGCTGTGTGTCAGCTCCCTCAAAATCGACCTACTCATGGATTTTCTCAATGAATTCTATGCACATCCCAGGCTGCAG GATTACTATGTGGTGATCTTGTGCCCGAGTGAAATGGACCTTCAGGTGCGGAGGGTCCTGCAGATTCCTCTGTGGTCTCAAAGAGTCATCTATCTGCAAGGGTCTGTCCTCAAAGACCAGGATCTGCTGAGAGCCAA GATGGATGATGCAGAGGCTTGTTTCATTCTGAGCAGCCGTAATGAGGTGGATCGCATGGCAGCA GACCATCAGACCATCTTGAGAGCTTGGGCAGTAAAGGACTTTGCTCCAAACTGTCCTCTTTATGTCCAGATACTGAAGCCTGAAAACAAGTTCCATGTTAAATTTGCAG ATCATGTTGTTTGTGAGGAAGAGTTCAAGTATGCCATGCTGGCTCTCAATTGTGTGTGCCCTGCCACTTCCACCTTGGTCACGCTCCTTGTACACACCTCACGTGGACG AGAAGGACAACAGTCTCCAGAGCAGTGGCAGAGGATGTATGGATGTTGCTCTGGCAACGAGGTCTACCACATCCGACTCTGTGACAGCAAGTTCTTTGGAGAGTATAATGGCAAAAGCTTCACATATGCCTCCTTTCATGCTCACAAGAA GTATGGTGTGTGTCTCATCGGTATAAAGAGAGAGGATAACAAGAGCATCCTGCTGAACCCTGGCCCACACCACATCATGGCTGCCACAGACACCTGCTACTACATCAACATCACCAAAGAAGAGAACTCAGCCTTTATCTTTGGtcaggaggagaggaagggcCGTCCTGTCGGGGGAATCTACGATGGGCCTTCACAGCTTCCTGTGCACAGTATTATTGCTAGCATGg GTACTGTAGCCATGGATCTTCAGAATACAAGTCCACCTGACATCCCAGGTGGTAAACTGCTCCCACCTACAGTTAATGGAACAGGCGGTCGCCGGCCGAGCATTGCTCCAGTTCAAGAGATAGCTGACTCTACATCAATCCTGCCATGTGACCTCCTCAGTGACCAATCAGAGGACGACTCtgtcttcacagatgaaaaagGCCACTCATCTACTGA GTATGTGAAAGGTTATCCTCCTAACTCTCCGTACATTGGGAGCTCGCCCACCTTGTGCCATCTGTTGGCTGAAAAAGCGCCGTTTTGCTGCCTACGACTAGACCAG GGGTGCAAGCACAATAGTTTTGAGGATGCAAAGGCTtatggctttaaaaacaagctcATCATTGTGTCAGCTGAGACTGCAGGGAATGGTCTCTATAACTTCATAGTGCCTCTCAGAGCTTATTACAGACCCAGGAAAGAGCTCAACCCTATTGTATTGCTGCTTGATAACCC ACCTGATAACCACTTCCTGGAGGCTATATGCTGCTTCCCAATGGTGTACTACATGGCTGGGACCATAGACAA TCTGGACAATCTGCTCCAGTGTGGTATTATCTATGCTGATAACTTGGTTGTCGTGGATAAAGAGAGTACCATGAGTGCCGAGGAGGACTACATGGCTGATGCTAAAACTATTGTCAATGTACAGACGATGTTCAG GTTGTTTCCGAGCCTCAGTATCATCACAGAGCTTACTCATCCATCTAACATGAGGTTCATGCAGTTCAGAGCAAAGGACTGTTATTCACTAGCTCTCTCCAAGCTGGAGAAG AAAGAGCGTGACAAAGGCTCCAACTTGGCCTTCATGTTCCGCCTACCCTTCGCTGCAGGCAGAGTGTTCAGTATCAGCATGTTGGACACCCTCCTCTATCAG TCTTTCGTAAAGGACTACATGATTCTTATTGCAAGGCTGCTGCTGGGACTGGACACCACTCCAGGATCCGGATACCTATGTGCA ATGAAAGTAACGGAAGAAGATCTGTGGATTGGTACTTATGGGAGATTGTTCCAGAAGCTCTGCTCTTCTAGTGCTGAAATTCCTATTGGGATCTATCGCACAGAGTCCCACATTTTCTCTACTTCTGAG TCCCAAGTGTCGGTCAGTGTTGATGAGTGTGAAGACACGAAGGAGAGGGGAGACGAGTCTCGGAGCGACCAGTCAGATTATCCCCTTCGGAGGAAGAAGAGCATGCAGTGGGCAAGGCGTCTGAGTAGGAAAAGCGTGAGGTGGCAAGGGGTGACCCGGGACTCAAGCAAAGACCATGCCCAACGCATTGCTCAGCAGCGCCTTAATCTCTACAGGCGCTCTGAGAGGGAAGAGCTGTCCGAGCTGGTTCGCAACCGCATGAGGCACCTGGGTCTCCCCACTTCTGGATATG AAGATCTGACAAATCTGACAGCCAGTGATGTCATGAACAGAGTCAATCTGGGATACCTACAAG ATGAGCAGAATGATCACCAGAACACTCTGTCATATGTCCTCATCAACCCCTCTCCTGACACCCGGCTGGAGCTTAATGACATTGT GTATTTGATTCGTTCAGACCCTCTGGCTCATGTCCCCGAGGAACCCCCTGTTCACAGCAGCAGCTTGAAAAAGAAACGGGATTTCAGCATAGACACCAAAGAGGACACCCAGCTTTGA
- the kcnt1a gene encoding potassium channel subfamily T member 2 isoform X1, producing the protein MQLTQEDDFVKGDSTPTTAALRSDGSAGSPAKMCSECYVNQSFVNDDGTVNNQKPRSSSAPLQTKSSSSSNSGVILDISSLKMEQLESEVPPLPPRFRFRDLLLGDQNFQNDDRVQVEFYVNENTFKERLKLFFIKNQRSSLRIRVFNFCLKLLTCLLYIIRVMTDNPGQGTGNSHSAAQQNTQNNKCVDCQWNGSVQDREINWELIFWVDRKVPVWAIQVIVAIISFLETMLLMYLSYKGNIWEQIFQVSFLLEMINTVPFIITIFWPSIRNIFIPVFLNCWLAKCALENMINDVHRAIQRTNSAMFNQVLVLICTLLCLVFTGTCGIQHLERAGKNLSLFKSFYFCIVTFSTVGFGDVTPRIWPSQLLVVIMICVALVVLPLQFEELIYLWMERQKSGGNYSRHRAQTEKHVVLCVSSLKIDLLMDFLNEFYAHPRLQDYYVVILCPSEMDLQVRRVLQIPLWSQRVIYLQGSVLKDQDLLRAKMDDAEACFILSSRNEVDRMAADHQTILRAWAVKDFAPNCPLYVQILKPENKFHVKFAGELKYHVVCEEEFKYAMLALNCVCPATSTLVTLLVHTSRGREGQQSPEQWQRMYGCCSGNEVYHIRLCDSKFFGEYNGKSFTYASFHAHKKYGVCLIGIKREDNKSILLNPGPHHIMAATDTCYYINITKEENSAFIFGQEERKGRPVGGIYDGPSQLPVHSIIASMGTVAMDLQNTSPPDIPGGKLLPPTVNGTGGRRPSIAPVQEIADSTSILPCDLLSDQSEDDSVFTDEKGHSSTEYVKGYPPNSPYIGSSPTLCHLLAEKAPFCCLRLDQGCKHNSFEDAKAYGFKNKLIIVSAETAGNGLYNFIVPLRAYYRPRKELNPIVLLLDNPPDNHFLEAICCFPMVYYMAGTIDNLDNLLQCGIIYADNLVVVDKESTMSAEEDYMADAKTIVNVQTMFRLFPSLSIITELTHPSNMRFMQFRAKDCYSLALSKLEKKERDKGSNLAFMFRLPFAAGRVFSISMLDTLLYQSFVKDYMILIARLLLGLDTTPGSGYLCAMKVTEEDLWIGTYGRLFQKLCSSSAEIPIGIYRTESHIFSTSESQVSVSVDECEDTKERGDESRSDQSDYPLRRKKSMQWARRLSRKSVRWQGVTRDSSKDHAQRIAQQRLNLYRRSEREELSELVRNRMRHLGLPTSGYEDLTNLTASDVMNRVNLGYLQDEQNDHQNTLSYVLINPSPDTRLELNDIVYLIRSDPLAHVPEEPPVHSSSLKKKRDFSIDTKEDTQL; encoded by the exons GGTGCAGGTAGAGTTTTATGTGAATGAGAACACCTTCAAGGAGCGTCTAAAGCTTTTCTTCATCAAAAACCAAAGATCAA GCCTCAGGATTCGTGTGTTCAACTTCTGCCTGAAGTTGCTCACGTGTCTGCTGTACATCATCAGAGTAATGACAGATAATCCCGGTCAGGGCACCGGCAACAGCCACAGCGCTGCACAACAAAACACTCAAAACAACAAATG TGTCGACTGCCAGTGGAACGGATCAGTGCAGGACAGAGAAATTAACTG GGAGTTGATCTTCTGGGTGGATAGGAAGGTTCCAGTCTGGGCCATTCAA GTGATTGTGGCCATCATCAGCTTCTTGGAGACTATGCTACTAATGTATCTGAGTTATAAG ggGAACATTTGGGAGCAGATATTTCAGGTGTCTTTTCTTCTAGAAATGATCAACACAGTTCCCTTCATTATTACG ATCTTCTGGCCTTCAATAAGAAACATCTTCATCCCTGTGTTTCTCAACTGCTGGCTGGCTAAATGTGCTTTGGAGAACATGATT AATGATGTCCACAGAGCAATCCAGAGGACCAACTCAGCCATGTTCAACCAGGTCCTCGTTCTCATCTGCACTCTGCTCTGCCTCGTTTTCACCGG AACATGTGGGATTCAGCACTTAGAGCGAGCAGGCAAAAACCTCTCCCTCTTCAAGTCCTTCTACTTCTGCATTGTCACCTTCTCCACTGTGGGCTTTGGAGATGTGACTCCTCGCATATGGCCCTCTCAGCTGCTAGTTGTCATCATGATCTGTGTGGCTCTGGTGGTGCTGCCTTTGCAG TTTGAGGAGCTGATCTACTTGTGGATGGAAAGACAGAAGTCTGGAGGGAACTACAGCCGCCACAGAGCTCAGACAGAGAAACATGTGGTGCTGTGTGTCAGCTCCCTCAAAATCGACCTACTCATGGATTTTCTCAATGAATTCTATGCACATCCCAGGCTGCAG GATTACTATGTGGTGATCTTGTGCCCGAGTGAAATGGACCTTCAGGTGCGGAGGGTCCTGCAGATTCCTCTGTGGTCTCAAAGAGTCATCTATCTGCAAGGGTCTGTCCTCAAAGACCAGGATCTGCTGAGAGCCAA GATGGATGATGCAGAGGCTTGTTTCATTCTGAGCAGCCGTAATGAGGTGGATCGCATGGCAGCA GACCATCAGACCATCTTGAGAGCTTGGGCAGTAAAGGACTTTGCTCCAAACTGTCCTCTTTATGTCCAGATACTGAAGCCTGAAAACAAGTTCCATGTTAAATTTGCAGGTGAGTTAAAAT ATCATGTTGTTTGTGAGGAAGAGTTCAAGTATGCCATGCTGGCTCTCAATTGTGTGTGCCCTGCCACTTCCACCTTGGTCACGCTCCTTGTACACACCTCACGTGGACG AGAAGGACAACAGTCTCCAGAGCAGTGGCAGAGGATGTATGGATGTTGCTCTGGCAACGAGGTCTACCACATCCGACTCTGTGACAGCAAGTTCTTTGGAGAGTATAATGGCAAAAGCTTCACATATGCCTCCTTTCATGCTCACAAGAA GTATGGTGTGTGTCTCATCGGTATAAAGAGAGAGGATAACAAGAGCATCCTGCTGAACCCTGGCCCACACCACATCATGGCTGCCACAGACACCTGCTACTACATCAACATCACCAAAGAAGAGAACTCAGCCTTTATCTTTGGtcaggaggagaggaagggcCGTCCTGTCGGGGGAATCTACGATGGGCCTTCACAGCTTCCTGTGCACAGTATTATTGCTAGCATGg GTACTGTAGCCATGGATCTTCAGAATACAAGTCCACCTGACATCCCAGGTGGTAAACTGCTCCCACCTACAGTTAATGGAACAGGCGGTCGCCGGCCGAGCATTGCTCCAGTTCAAGAGATAGCTGACTCTACATCAATCCTGCCATGTGACCTCCTCAGTGACCAATCAGAGGACGACTCtgtcttcacagatgaaaaagGCCACTCATCTACTGA GTATGTGAAAGGTTATCCTCCTAACTCTCCGTACATTGGGAGCTCGCCCACCTTGTGCCATCTGTTGGCTGAAAAAGCGCCGTTTTGCTGCCTACGACTAGACCAG GGGTGCAAGCACAATAGTTTTGAGGATGCAAAGGCTtatggctttaaaaacaagctcATCATTGTGTCAGCTGAGACTGCAGGGAATGGTCTCTATAACTTCATAGTGCCTCTCAGAGCTTATTACAGACCCAGGAAAGAGCTCAACCCTATTGTATTGCTGCTTGATAACCC ACCTGATAACCACTTCCTGGAGGCTATATGCTGCTTCCCAATGGTGTACTACATGGCTGGGACCATAGACAA TCTGGACAATCTGCTCCAGTGTGGTATTATCTATGCTGATAACTTGGTTGTCGTGGATAAAGAGAGTACCATGAGTGCCGAGGAGGACTACATGGCTGATGCTAAAACTATTGTCAATGTACAGACGATGTTCAG GTTGTTTCCGAGCCTCAGTATCATCACAGAGCTTACTCATCCATCTAACATGAGGTTCATGCAGTTCAGAGCAAAGGACTGTTATTCACTAGCTCTCTCCAAGCTGGAGAAG AAAGAGCGTGACAAAGGCTCCAACTTGGCCTTCATGTTCCGCCTACCCTTCGCTGCAGGCAGAGTGTTCAGTATCAGCATGTTGGACACCCTCCTCTATCAG TCTTTCGTAAAGGACTACATGATTCTTATTGCAAGGCTGCTGCTGGGACTGGACACCACTCCAGGATCCGGATACCTATGTGCA ATGAAAGTAACGGAAGAAGATCTGTGGATTGGTACTTATGGGAGATTGTTCCAGAAGCTCTGCTCTTCTAGTGCTGAAATTCCTATTGGGATCTATCGCACAGAGTCCCACATTTTCTCTACTTCTGAG TCCCAAGTGTCGGTCAGTGTTGATGAGTGTGAAGACACGAAGGAGAGGGGAGACGAGTCTCGGAGCGACCAGTCAGATTATCCCCTTCGGAGGAAGAAGAGCATGCAGTGGGCAAGGCGTCTGAGTAGGAAAAGCGTGAGGTGGCAAGGGGTGACCCGGGACTCAAGCAAAGACCATGCCCAACGCATTGCTCAGCAGCGCCTTAATCTCTACAGGCGCTCTGAGAGGGAAGAGCTGTCCGAGCTGGTTCGCAACCGCATGAGGCACCTGGGTCTCCCCACTTCTGGATATG AAGATCTGACAAATCTGACAGCCAGTGATGTCATGAACAGAGTCAATCTGGGATACCTACAAG ATGAGCAGAATGATCACCAGAACACTCTGTCATATGTCCTCATCAACCCCTCTCCTGACACCCGGCTGGAGCTTAATGACATTGT GTATTTGATTCGTTCAGACCCTCTGGCTCATGTCCCCGAGGAACCCCCTGTTCACAGCAGCAGCTTGAAAAAGAAACGGGATTTCAGCATAGACACCAAAGAGGACACCCAGCTTTGA
- the kcnt1a gene encoding potassium channel subfamily T member 1 isoform X3 — protein sequence MDPEIIIHTWISPSVGTGRSETFGSDAGQRVQVEFYVNENTFKERLKLFFIKNQRSSLRIRVFNFCLKLLTCLLYIIRVMTDNPGQGTGNSHSAAQQNTQNNKCVDCQWNGSVQDREINWELIFWVDRKVPVWAIQVIVAIISFLETMLLMYLSYKGNIWEQIFQVSFLLEMINTVPFIITIFWPSIRNIFIPVFLNCWLAKCALENMINDVHRAIQRTNSAMFNQVLVLICTLLCLVFTGTCGIQHLERAGKNLSLFKSFYFCIVTFSTVGFGDVTPRIWPSQLLVVIMICVALVVLPLQFEELIYLWMERQKSGGNYSRHRAQTEKHVVLCVSSLKIDLLMDFLNEFYAHPRLQDYYVVILCPSEMDLQVRRVLQIPLWSQRVIYLQGSVLKDQDLLRAKMDDAEACFILSSRNEVDRMAADHQTILRAWAVKDFAPNCPLYVQILKPENKFHVKFAGELKYHVVCEEEFKYAMLALNCVCPATSTLVTLLVHTSRGREGQQSPEQWQRMYGCCSGNEVYHIRLCDSKFFGEYNGKSFTYASFHAHKKYGVCLIGIKREDNKSILLNPGPHHIMAATDTCYYINITKEENSAFIFGQEERKGRPVGGIYDGPSQLPVHSIIASMGTVAMDLQNTSPPDIPGGKLLPPTVNGTGGRRPSIAPVQEIADSTSILPCDLLSDQSEDDSVFTDEKGHSSTEYVKGYPPNSPYIGSSPTLCHLLAEKAPFCCLRLDQGCKHNSFEDAKAYGFKNKLIIVSAETAGNGLYNFIVPLRAYYRPRKELNPIVLLLDNPPDNHFLEAICCFPMVYYMAGTIDNLDNLLQCGIIYADNLVVVDKESTMSAEEDYMADAKTIVNVQTMFRLFPSLSIITELTHPSNMRFMQFRAKDCYSLALSKLEKKERDKGSNLAFMFRLPFAAGRVFSISMLDTLLYQSFVKDYMILIARLLLGLDTTPGSGYLCAMKVTEEDLWIGTYGRLFQKLCSSSAEIPIGIYRTESHIFSTSESQVSVSVDECEDTKERGDESRSDQSDYPLRRKKSMQWARRLSRKSVRWQGVTRDSSKDHAQRIAQQRLNLYRRSEREELSELVRNRMRHLGLPTSGYEDLTNLTASDVMNRVNLGYLQDEQNDHQNTLSYVLINPSPDTRLELNDIVYLIRSDPLAHVPEEPPVHSSSLKKKRDFSIDTKEDTQL from the exons GGTGCAGGTAGAGTTTTATGTGAATGAGAACACCTTCAAGGAGCGTCTAAAGCTTTTCTTCATCAAAAACCAAAGATCAA GCCTCAGGATTCGTGTGTTCAACTTCTGCCTGAAGTTGCTCACGTGTCTGCTGTACATCATCAGAGTAATGACAGATAATCCCGGTCAGGGCACCGGCAACAGCCACAGCGCTGCACAACAAAACACTCAAAACAACAAATG TGTCGACTGCCAGTGGAACGGATCAGTGCAGGACAGAGAAATTAACTG GGAGTTGATCTTCTGGGTGGATAGGAAGGTTCCAGTCTGGGCCATTCAA GTGATTGTGGCCATCATCAGCTTCTTGGAGACTATGCTACTAATGTATCTGAGTTATAAG ggGAACATTTGGGAGCAGATATTTCAGGTGTCTTTTCTTCTAGAAATGATCAACACAGTTCCCTTCATTATTACG ATCTTCTGGCCTTCAATAAGAAACATCTTCATCCCTGTGTTTCTCAACTGCTGGCTGGCTAAATGTGCTTTGGAGAACATGATT AATGATGTCCACAGAGCAATCCAGAGGACCAACTCAGCCATGTTCAACCAGGTCCTCGTTCTCATCTGCACTCTGCTCTGCCTCGTTTTCACCGG AACATGTGGGATTCAGCACTTAGAGCGAGCAGGCAAAAACCTCTCCCTCTTCAAGTCCTTCTACTTCTGCATTGTCACCTTCTCCACTGTGGGCTTTGGAGATGTGACTCCTCGCATATGGCCCTCTCAGCTGCTAGTTGTCATCATGATCTGTGTGGCTCTGGTGGTGCTGCCTTTGCAG TTTGAGGAGCTGATCTACTTGTGGATGGAAAGACAGAAGTCTGGAGGGAACTACAGCCGCCACAGAGCTCAGACAGAGAAACATGTGGTGCTGTGTGTCAGCTCCCTCAAAATCGACCTACTCATGGATTTTCTCAATGAATTCTATGCACATCCCAGGCTGCAG GATTACTATGTGGTGATCTTGTGCCCGAGTGAAATGGACCTTCAGGTGCGGAGGGTCCTGCAGATTCCTCTGTGGTCTCAAAGAGTCATCTATCTGCAAGGGTCTGTCCTCAAAGACCAGGATCTGCTGAGAGCCAA GATGGATGATGCAGAGGCTTGTTTCATTCTGAGCAGCCGTAATGAGGTGGATCGCATGGCAGCA GACCATCAGACCATCTTGAGAGCTTGGGCAGTAAAGGACTTTGCTCCAAACTGTCCTCTTTATGTCCAGATACTGAAGCCTGAAAACAAGTTCCATGTTAAATTTGCAGGTGAGTTAAAAT ATCATGTTGTTTGTGAGGAAGAGTTCAAGTATGCCATGCTGGCTCTCAATTGTGTGTGCCCTGCCACTTCCACCTTGGTCACGCTCCTTGTACACACCTCACGTGGACG AGAAGGACAACAGTCTCCAGAGCAGTGGCAGAGGATGTATGGATGTTGCTCTGGCAACGAGGTCTACCACATCCGACTCTGTGACAGCAAGTTCTTTGGAGAGTATAATGGCAAAAGCTTCACATATGCCTCCTTTCATGCTCACAAGAA GTATGGTGTGTGTCTCATCGGTATAAAGAGAGAGGATAACAAGAGCATCCTGCTGAACCCTGGCCCACACCACATCATGGCTGCCACAGACACCTGCTACTACATCAACATCACCAAAGAAGAGAACTCAGCCTTTATCTTTGGtcaggaggagaggaagggcCGTCCTGTCGGGGGAATCTACGATGGGCCTTCACAGCTTCCTGTGCACAGTATTATTGCTAGCATGg GTACTGTAGCCATGGATCTTCAGAATACAAGTCCACCTGACATCCCAGGTGGTAAACTGCTCCCACCTACAGTTAATGGAACAGGCGGTCGCCGGCCGAGCATTGCTCCAGTTCAAGAGATAGCTGACTCTACATCAATCCTGCCATGTGACCTCCTCAGTGACCAATCAGAGGACGACTCtgtcttcacagatgaaaaagGCCACTCATCTACTGA GTATGTGAAAGGTTATCCTCCTAACTCTCCGTACATTGGGAGCTCGCCCACCTTGTGCCATCTGTTGGCTGAAAAAGCGCCGTTTTGCTGCCTACGACTAGACCAG GGGTGCAAGCACAATAGTTTTGAGGATGCAAAGGCTtatggctttaaaaacaagctcATCATTGTGTCAGCTGAGACTGCAGGGAATGGTCTCTATAACTTCATAGTGCCTCTCAGAGCTTATTACAGACCCAGGAAAGAGCTCAACCCTATTGTATTGCTGCTTGATAACCC ACCTGATAACCACTTCCTGGAGGCTATATGCTGCTTCCCAATGGTGTACTACATGGCTGGGACCATAGACAA TCTGGACAATCTGCTCCAGTGTGGTATTATCTATGCTGATAACTTGGTTGTCGTGGATAAAGAGAGTACCATGAGTGCCGAGGAGGACTACATGGCTGATGCTAAAACTATTGTCAATGTACAGACGATGTTCAG GTTGTTTCCGAGCCTCAGTATCATCACAGAGCTTACTCATCCATCTAACATGAGGTTCATGCAGTTCAGAGCAAAGGACTGTTATTCACTAGCTCTCTCCAAGCTGGAGAAG AAAGAGCGTGACAAAGGCTCCAACTTGGCCTTCATGTTCCGCCTACCCTTCGCTGCAGGCAGAGTGTTCAGTATCAGCATGTTGGACACCCTCCTCTATCAG TCTTTCGTAAAGGACTACATGATTCTTATTGCAAGGCTGCTGCTGGGACTGGACACCACTCCAGGATCCGGATACCTATGTGCA ATGAAAGTAACGGAAGAAGATCTGTGGATTGGTACTTATGGGAGATTGTTCCAGAAGCTCTGCTCTTCTAGTGCTGAAATTCCTATTGGGATCTATCGCACAGAGTCCCACATTTTCTCTACTTCTGAG TCCCAAGTGTCGGTCAGTGTTGATGAGTGTGAAGACACGAAGGAGAGGGGAGACGAGTCTCGGAGCGACCAGTCAGATTATCCCCTTCGGAGGAAGAAGAGCATGCAGTGGGCAAGGCGTCTGAGTAGGAAAAGCGTGAGGTGGCAAGGGGTGACCCGGGACTCAAGCAAAGACCATGCCCAACGCATTGCTCAGCAGCGCCTTAATCTCTACAGGCGCTCTGAGAGGGAAGAGCTGTCCGAGCTGGTTCGCAACCGCATGAGGCACCTGGGTCTCCCCACTTCTGGATATG AAGATCTGACAAATCTGACAGCCAGTGATGTCATGAACAGAGTCAATCTGGGATACCTACAAG ATGAGCAGAATGATCACCAGAACACTCTGTCATATGTCCTCATCAACCCCTCTCCTGACACCCGGCTGGAGCTTAATGACATTGT GTATTTGATTCGTTCAGACCCTCTGGCTCATGTCCCCGAGGAACCCCCTGTTCACAGCAGCAGCTTGAAAAAGAAACGGGATTTCAGCATAGACACCAAAGAGGACACCCAGCTTTGA